AAGCCACACTGCTCATTGTCGGTGGTAGTTTGGTAAATGGCACGAAGATCGTCGGGAGCATTTGCCACCACAAAGCTGCAGCCTGCATGGTTGAGCATCTCCACGTCGTTGTAGTCGTTGCCCACGGCCACAATGTTGCCCGTAGCAATACCGTGAGTAGCGGCAATCCAATCGATGCCATGCGCCTTTGAAACGCCGCGTGGAAACACCTCCAGCCAGATGGAGCGGCCATCGAATGGTGAGGTGGCCTTTATAATACTGTAGCCCGGCAGCAGTTGCCTCACCTCCACCTCCCTGCTGGCCTTCTCCTGAGGCAGAATAATCAGAATTTGGGTGGCAGGCTCCGGAAATGGAATGCCGGGAATAAATGGTGATGTAAAGCCATGGTAGTGCTGGCAGCGCTTGTTAAAATCGGAATTATCGCCATTTGCGGAGTAAAACTGGAACAGATGATTCTTGGGTATGGCATCATGCACCATAAAATCGAACCTCTCCGATACCAGCAGCGAGGCAATGTGGGTAACCTCCTCGGGCTGCAGCTGCATTACAAGCGTCAGCTGCTTATCGGCCCAGCGCATCACACCCGAACCGGTGGAGAAAACGAGGTAGTCGATGGGAAAGTCGGGACTCAGCACCTGCGCGGCAGTGAAGATCGATCGACCCGTAGCCGCCACCCTTACCACACCTTGCTCGCCAAGCCTTGCAAGGGTTTCCATATCCTTTTCGCCTACGGTGTGATCGGCACGCAGCAATGTTCCATCCAAATCGGTTACTACCATTCTAACATCCATACAGCTCTGGTCTTTCTTATTATATTTAGTTAACCTTTTTTCATGTTATATGTTAGTTAATCGGGCACAGGCAGCTAAACACTGCTCTTTGGCTTCCAAACTTCCAAATTCCGCTAACTTCTTTATCAACCATGGTCAAAAATTCACCCCAAAGATACATCTACATTTTTTAAAACTTTTTAGCTAATGGATGGTGACATTGCCCAAAAAATGCTTGCAATTAACCATCGAATAATTTATATTTAACCACTAATTAACCTAAATAGTTATGGATATGGCCAAGGTTATAACATTCAACGATCTACGTAAGATCAAAGACAATCTTCCAGACGGTAGCATCCACCACATTGCAGATGAGCTACACCTCACTGTGGAAACCGTTAGAAATTATTTTGGGGGAGCGAATTACAACAATGGAAAAAGTGTTGGCATCCATTTGGAACAAGGGCCCGACGGCGGTTTGGTAACCTTAGATGACACCACAATTCTCGATATGGCAGAACGTATTATCTCCGAACACCCCCCTTTGAGCTGATTACACATTTGGCTAAGAAAAGGGCAGAAATTGATTTCTGCCCTTTTTTTGCTTCATTTGCAGAAAAAAAATGGACTGCAAAGCAATAGAGAAGCAGTGGCGCCCTATACTGGAAACGGCCTGTAAACAGGCCTTCAACGAAACACACATTCCATCGCACGACGTGCTGCACCACCGGAGGGTATGGCGCTACGGTCGTGAGTTGCTCCGCAACCTTGAACAAGAAGAAGAGTCGAAGCAGAACCGGAATGTAGGGAATTTGCTTACGGCAGCCTACTTTCACGATACCGGCCTCACCACCAATCCCGGTGAGGAGCACGGAGCGGCCTCCCTCCAGCTGTTCACTTCCTGGGCAATGAACCACCCCGACATTTCCGACATAACCGATGAAAGGGCCGCAGAGGCCATTCTTCGCCACGATGATAAAACCTACAAATCGAATCGGAACCATTCAAAATCTCTTTCGGCTGGAGACACCCTAACCCTGCTCTCCATAGCCGACGACTTGGATGCCTTTGGCTTTATTGGCATTGCGCGCTATACCGAAATTTATTTGCTCCGTGGTGCATCGCCGAGCAACCTACCAGGCAAGGTGGTGCAAAATTTGGAGTCGCGGGGGAAGTTCATTGAACCGCTGCTGCTGCAGCTTCCAGCACTTCATACCATGCACAACGAGCGATACAACAAAACCTACCAATTCTTCAAGAGATGGTCCGATTGCAGCCCCGTTGCCTCGGAGTATGACCTATTTGCCAACGTGGTCCAGCGAGTAATTGTGGATGAACAGGGTGACTGGAAAACACTTTCCGCCGCGCTTAACCAAAAGTCGTGGAACCACCTTTCCACCACCATCAACGGCATAGTTGCCGAGATTAGCCATTAACGTATGGAACTGTACGATGTTATTGTAGTTGGAGGTGGACCAGCAGGACTCCTGGCCGCAGGAGCAGCGGGCTCGCTCGGAGCCAATGTGGTGCTGCTCGAAAAGATGGAAAAACCGGCCCGTAAGCTGCGCATCACCGGCAAGGGGAGGTGCAACATCACCAATGCCCGTCCAATTCCCGATATACTGCGAAAAATATACCCCTCACCAAACTTCTTTAAGCCCGCGCTCTACGAGTTCTCCAACGAGGCGGTGGTTAACCTGCTCAACGGTTGCGGAGTAAAAACCTACGTAGACCGGGGTGAGCGCGTTTTTCCCGAAAGCGAAAAGGCGTGGGACGTGGCCGAAGGGCTTATAAAATGGGCAAAGCAGCAGGGTGCTGAAATCCGTTGCCACGCCAAGGTTACCGAAGCTGCAAAGAGCAGTGAAGGTTATCAACTCACGGTGGAGCAGCAGGGCGTAAAGGTCGTTCTCACCTGCAGAAGTCTGGTGGTGGCGACTGGAGGCCTCTCCTACCCAGCCACCGGATGCACCGGCGATGGCTACAACTTTGCAAATAATTTAGGACACTCCGTTTGTCCTCTTCATCCATCGCTGGTTCCGCTGGTGATGGGTCATCAACCGGGCGTGCTTCTGGAGAAAACCCACCTGAAAAATGTGGAGCTTACGCTGTGGGTTAATAACAAAAAGGTGGACAAGGAGTTTGGTGAGCTAGAGGTGCTCGATGGCAAGCTGGCCGGACCAATTACGCTGAGGTTAAGCCGAACTGCCGTGGAGGCCCTTGAGGCAGGATCGCCGGTAAGGTTCACCATCGACCTAAAGCCGGCACTGTCGGAAGAGCAGCTGTCCAATCGGCTTGCGCGTGAGCTGGCCAACCCGGCCAACAGAACGGCCGAAGGAGTGCTGCGCACGCTACTCCCACTGGCCATGCTTTCACCAATGGGTGAGCTGCTGGGCTTTGATCTCTCCAAACCAACTAGCTCGATAAATGCCAAGGAGCAAAAGAAACTGCTGAG
This Williamwhitmania sp. DNA region includes the following protein-coding sequences:
- a CDS encoding NAD(P)/FAD-dependent oxidoreductase — protein: MELYDVIVVGGGPAGLLAAGAAGSLGANVVLLEKMEKPARKLRITGKGRCNITNARPIPDILRKIYPSPNFFKPALYEFSNEAVVNLLNGCGVKTYVDRGERVFPESEKAWDVAEGLIKWAKQQGAEIRCHAKVTEAAKSSEGYQLTVEQQGVKVVLTCRSLVVATGGLSYPATGCTGDGYNFANNLGHSVCPLHPSLVPLVMGHQPGVLLEKTHLKNVELTLWVNNKKVDKEFGELEVLDGKLAGPITLRLSRTAVEALEAGSPVRFTIDLKPALSEEQLSNRLARELANPANRTAEGVLRTLLPLAMLSPMGELLGFDLSKPTSSINAKEQKKLLRMLKEYPLEIVGYGGYSEAIVTAGGVELKEVSSKTMESKLHAGLFFAGELLNLDADTGGYNLQIAFSTGYLAGKHAAEKAKVSRDNG
- a CDS encoding HAD hydrolase family protein; the protein is MDVRMVVTDLDGTLLRADHTVGEKDMETLARLGEQGVVRVAATGRSIFTAAQVLSPDFPIDYLVFSTGSGVMRWADKQLTLVMQLQPEEVTHIASLLVSERFDFMVHDAIPKNHLFQFYSANGDNSDFNKRCQHYHGFTSPFIPGIPFPEPATQILIILPQEKASREVEVRQLLPGYSIIKATSPFDGRSIWLEVFPRGVSKAHGIDWIAATHGIATGNIVAVGNDYNDVEMLNHAGCSFVVANAPDDLRAIYQTTTDNEQCG